TGGCGAGACTACTACGAGATCACTAAACCAAGAGTAGTTGCGTTGTTGGTGCTTACTGCGCTTGTAGGTATGTGTTTGTCAGTCCCCGGCGTCATCCCTTGGCAACTGCTTATTCCTGCCATGTTGGGTATAGGTATGTTGTCTTCTGCGGCGGCTGCTATTAATCATATTGTCGACCAACGGATTGACAGTGTCATGGCGCGCACTCATAAACGTCCCTTACCTAATGGACGAATTAGCCAATCCAGTGCAGTTTCTTTCGCGGCAGGATTAGCGATATTGGGTTTTTTCATGCTATATGCTTTGGTTAACCCGTTGACGGCATGGTTAACCTTTGCGGGTTTAGTGGGTTATGGTTTTGTCTACACCATGTACTTAAAAAGGGCAACGCCACAGAATATTACCATTGGTGGCTTAGCTGGCGCTATCCCGCCATTATTAGGCTGGACCGCAATGACCAACGAAATTCACCCTCATGCCTTGCTGTTGGTCTTACTTATCTTTACTTGGACACCACCTCACTTTTGGGCATTAGCGATCCATCGTAAAAATGATTATGCCAAAGTGAATATTCCAATGTTACCTGTGACCCATGGTGTGAGTTTCACCAAGACGCAAATATTACTTTATACGGTATTATTATTCGTTGTTGGTCTCCTTCCTTATTTGGTAGGGATGAGTAACTGGTTATACCTAGCCGGTGCGGTGACGTTAAACTTAATGTTTTTTATCTATGCATGGAAATTAAAATTTAATGCTGACGAAAATACGGCGATGGATACCTTTAAATTTTCGATTATTCATTTAATGATCTTATTTGTGGTGCTGTTAGTCGATCACTATGTTCTCCCAGTATAAAAACATCAAGTACGACAAAATTTATTAAGCGAAG
This window of the Thalassotalea atypica genome carries:
- the cyoE gene encoding heme o synthase, whose product is MSKSATLDQDNIENSSATWRDYYEITKPRVVALLVLTALVGMCLSVPGVIPWQLLIPAMLGIGMLSSAAAAINHIVDQRIDSVMARTHKRPLPNGRISQSSAVSFAAGLAILGFFMLYALVNPLTAWLTFAGLVGYGFVYTMYLKRATPQNITIGGLAGAIPPLLGWTAMTNEIHPHALLLVLLIFTWTPPHFWALAIHRKNDYAKVNIPMLPVTHGVSFTKTQILLYTVLLFVVGLLPYLVGMSNWLYLAGAVTLNLMFFIYAWKLKFNADENTAMDTFKFSIIHLMILFVVLLVDHYVLPV